The region GCGAGTCATTCTCGCTACCTCCGAAGAGCGTGTCATTGCCTGTGCCGCCGAACAGACTGTCTTGACCTGCGCCGCCATCAAGGGAATCCATGCCAACGTCGCCATGAAGCTGATCGCTTCCCTCACTTCCGATCAGCGTGTCATGCCCCAAGCCACCGTGGAGCACATCGTTTCCAACGCCACCAACCAGCACATCCGAGGCGAATCCACCGTACAAGGTGTCGTTGCCGTAGCCCCCATCAATCGTAGCTGGCTTGTCCAGGTTACATTCGACATTGTCGTTGCCTCCGAAGCATTGCACCTCGAGAGACACGATCTCGTCCAGATCGAATGTTCCAGTTGCTTTGGTCGCCAGCGTGACGGCATCGAGCACGCTGACGGTTGCCGTAATGCCGTCTGGCGATGTCATGTAGATGCGGTCGGGTGTGGAATCTCCAATGACCGACAGGACTCCATTGTCGAGTCCGATGACCGCCATCAGCCGGCGATCTTCGCAGCGTTCGATGCCCAGGCGACGAATCTTCTTTGGTAAGCGCGACATCCGGCACCTCAACGGTTAGCGAGCCGGAGATCGCCCCGGCCCTGGGACTCTTGGCGACGACTTCAAGCACTTACCACCGCAGAGCGGCGTCTCGAACGAATTGTTACGCAGCCCGTTACGGCTGATTCTTGCGGCTGGTCGTCCCTCCCAGTAACACTCCATGCCCACCTGCGCTTGGCTACTGGCCGCAGTTGTCGTTATGTCTTGCGGAGCGCGGTAGACTCATTTGCGATCAAGGACGGTCTGCCGACGCGAATTCTGGCAAGCGGCTAGACGAAACCAAAGCTCTAGGGAGGAGTCGTGTCATGTGTCGTCGATGCGTAGGTGTCGTGATTGTCCTGACATCGCTGGTTTTGGCTGGAGATTTCGCCAGTGCAGCGGGGCCGCTGAAGGAGAAGGGCGTCACAGGGATGGTTGACGCGGGATTCGAGGATGGCGACATCATCGCCAAGATTGAAAAAGATGGCATCGACTTCGCGGTCGATGACGCCGCGATTGAGCGGCTGAAGTCCGCAGGCATCACCGATGCCGTGATTGAGGCCTTAAAGACGGCCGCCAATCAGCCTGCGATTCCGGGCAAACAACTGGTCACCTTTGAAAGCGTTCTATCGCTGCTTGAGAATGGCGTTGACTCAGATTTGATTGTTGTGCGACTGCGCAAATCGGGCGCGACATTTGTGCTCAGCAGTGAGCAAGAGAAGCAATTGCTCGCTGCGGGTGCAACCGATGCACTTCTTACCGCGATGAAGTCGCGTGACAAGGACGCTGATACGGCAGAGCCCATCAGTGATCTGGCGATCGTCCTTGATGTCTCGGCTAGCATGCAGGAGCCCACCCCGGACGGACGGCCCAAGGTCGAAGTAGCCAAGGAGGTCGTCAGTGGACTTATTCGGCAATTGCCCGAAGGACTGAATACCGCAGTCGTCGTCTATGGCCATGCCCCAGGCTGCTCGGCTGTCAAAGTGCTGCGGAACCTCAAAGAGTTAAAGGACGCAGAAAAGACCGATTTGATTGCGGCGATCCAAGGCCTTCCGGCTGTCGGCAACACACCCATTGCGTTGGCTTTGAAGCAGGTTGGGCAGCAGTTTGCCAATCGCAAGACCTATTGCGGAGTCGTGTTGATTACTGATGGATTGGAAAGCTGCAATGGTGACCCTTCGGCCGAGGCGAGCCGACTGGCCGAGAACCCGATGTTTCGTTTTGGAATCAACGTGGTTGGCTTCGGATTGAAGCCTCAAGAGAGCGCAGCCACCGCCGAGATTGCCGCCGCCGGCAAGGGACGCTACTACGACGCCAAGAACAGCGAAGAATTGAGTACGGCGATCAGCGAGGTGACTACGCGGATCGGCAAGGGAATTGAGCCCGCACCGTTCAACCCCGAGGCACCGAAGGGACGGCGCGCCATCGTAGTGCTCAAGCCGGCGATCGCCATGCCGTCGATGAAAGAGATCGTCTTGTGTGAGCTAGGCGCGAGCGATGGAACGCTTTATGCGTACGACATCAACAAAGTCACCCAATATGGCGAGGAACTGCGACAACCCTCGGCAGACAAGGTGGACGTGTGGTGGGTTCCCACAGAGGGAATGCCCGTCAAGATGGTCGCCGAGCTTGAAAACGCCGAACGGGAGGTTAAGCAGCTTCAACCCGAAGATTACCTCGGCTTGATTCGTGTGACCACTGAGAATCGACCGCTGAACACTCGCATCGTTGTGACCACCGACGATGCAAGTCCCGGCACCTTGTACGCCTACGATGTTCAGGAAATCACGGGTTACAACAAAGACTTAGTCGTCCCCGTCGGAACCTATAAAC is a window of Pirellulales bacterium DNA encoding:
- a CDS encoding VWA domain-containing protein, whose translation is MIVLTSLVLAGDFASAAGPLKEKGVTGMVDAGFEDGDIIAKIEKDGIDFAVDDAAIERLKSAGITDAVIEALKTAANQPAIPGKQLVTFESVLSLLENGVDSDLIVVRLRKSGATFVLSSEQEKQLLAAGATDALLTAMKSRDKDADTAEPISDLAIVLDVSASMQEPTPDGRPKVEVAKEVVSGLIRQLPEGLNTAVVVYGHAPGCSAVKVLRNLKELKDAEKTDLIAAIQGLPAVGNTPIALALKQVGQQFANRKTYCGVVLITDGLESCNGDPSAEASRLAENPMFRFGINVVGFGLKPQESAATAEIAAAGKGRYYDAKNSEELSTAISEVTTRIGKGIEPAPFNPEAPKGRRAIVVLKPAIAMPSMKEIVLCELGASDGTLYAYDINKVTQYGEELRQPSADKVDVWWVPTEGMPVKMVAELENAEREVKQLQPEDYLGLIRVTTENRPLNTRIVVTTDDASPGTLYAYDVQEITGYNKDLVVPVGTYKLWVVEPDQKPMLLEESLQVRGGQVTVVEN